One stretch of Arachis hypogaea cultivar Tifrunner chromosome 20, arahy.Tifrunner.gnm2.J5K5, whole genome shotgun sequence DNA includes these proteins:
- the LOC112783021 gene encoding uncharacterized protein, which produces MASVPLFLVCFLLFSAEMMSMAMEEEELLGLFEVMEALLDDPEWSQAHPQPCTETPWPGVECEVSTDDPQNPIFHITKIHIGPDIVSPPCKSSAYISKSLIKLSYLKTLSIFNCFVDSPVTLPSTLFGSFSSLEHLALQSNPTLNGELPSSLAEVSSLRVLSLSQNSFHGKIPRKIGSLPCLEQLDLSYNNFSGQIPLEIGGLKSLTILDISFNGIEGNLPHSLGQLKQLQKMDLSSNRLDGRIPFDLGMLKRLVLLDLSHNFIVGPIPQSLSDLENLEYLIMDDNPIKARIPFFIGSLLKLKSVSFSRCGLVGPIPNSFSALKNLSALSLDNNSLTGQVPSNLGLLPNLDQLNISNNMLYGVLELNGDFIAKLGERLDVRGNNELCISDLQNKNNISSYLEIPSCMSMRTINGTSIAQGPLEDPAGIKPSWYQSSINSSSSWLDQQLILFTLALNFILTSFNLFSSH; this is translated from the coding sequence ATGGCATCTGTGCCTCTCTtccttgtatgcttccttttGTTTTCAGCTGAAATGATGTCAATGGCAATGGAAGAGGAAGAGTTGTTGGGGTTGTTTGAAGTGATGGAAGCTCTTCTTGATGATCCTGAATGGTCACAAGCACATCCCCAACCATGCACTGAAACTCCATGGCCTGGTGTTGAGTGTGAAGTTAGCACTGATGACCCTCAAAATCCAATATTTCATATCACAAAGATCCACATTGGTCCTGATATAGTTTCACCACCTTGCAAATCTTCTGCATACATATCCAAATCCTTGATCAAGCTGAGTTACTTGAAAACTCTTTCAATCTTCAACTGTTTTGTTGATTCACCTGTGACTCTACCATCAACACTGTTTGGTTCTTTCTCTTCCTTGGAACACCTTGCCTTACAGTCTAATCCAACCCTCAATGGAGAACTACCTTCAAGTTTGGCTGAAGTGTCTTCTCTTAGGGTCCTAAGCTTGTCCCAGAACAGCTTTCATGGAAAGATTCCAAGAAAGATCGGTTCTTTGCCTTGTCTAGAGCAACTTGACCTCAGTTACAATAACTTCAGTGGTCAAATCCCATTGGAAATTGGAGGGTTGAAGAGTCTGACCATTTTGGACATTAGTTTCAATGGAATTGAAGGCAATCTTCCTCATTCCCTTGGACAACTTAAACAACTTCAGAAGATGGATTTGAGCTCAAATAGGCTTGATGGTAGAATAccctttgatttgggaatgctcAAGAGGTTAGTGCTGCTTGATCTGAGTCATAATTTCATTGTTGGTCCTATTCCTCAAAGCTTGTCAGATTTGGAGAATTTGGAGTATTTAATAATGGATGACAACCCCATCAAAGCAAGGATACCATTCTTCATAGGAAGCCTTTTGAAGCTCAAATCAGTGAGTTTCTCAAGGTGTGGCTTGGTTGGTCCCATACCCAATTCTTTCTCTGCATTGAAGAACCTTTCAGCTCTATCCTTAGATAACAATAGCCTAACGGGACAAGTTCCATCAAATTTAGGCTTGCTTCCTAACTTAGATCAACTGAATATTAGTAACAACATGCTGTATGGTGTTCTAGAGCTGAATGGTGACTTCATTGCAAAGCTTGGGGAAAGGTTGGATGTGAGAGGGAACAATGAACTATGTATCAGTGATCTGCAAAACAAGAATAACATCTCTTCATACTTGGAAATCCCCTCTTGTATGAGCATGAGAACAATAAATGGCACATCCATTGCTCAAGGGCCACTAGAAGATCCAGCAGGAATCAAGCCATCTTGGTATCAAAGCAGCATAAATTCAAGCTCATCATGGTTGGATCAACAACTTATCCTGTTTACCTTAGCTTTAAATTTTATCCTCAcctcttttaatttgttttcgtCACATTGA
- the LOC112783026 gene encoding uncharacterized protein: MAKPYLEEDYNYDCMKHYKPKPRYYAQKQQHRKAKNLNLSFFASIFSLFIYISIFYIFNLSPYDLLNNNIFWFFMSNTLILIIAADYGAFSSSKKKQDLRIYEEYVKHSQQQEAIRSYEVDKQCINISPKETVSDEKKNKKEIIINHCHHDDNEITQERVLEIVAYNEPKKKHSLFPLHGDDEDEKEVGIGRSYYKRSKSERGDRTKRVVIDESKKSSVRIRRSGSEGAKVEEEEEEKENDEFSKMSNEDLNRRVEEFIQKFNRQIRLQAAARNNT; this comes from the coding sequence ATGGCCAAACCATATCTAGAGGAAGATTATAATTATGATTGCATGAAACATTACAAACCAAAACCTCGTTACTATgcccaaaaacaacaacataggAAAGCAAAGAATTTGAATTTATCTTTCTTTGCTTCTATATTTTCCCTTTTCATATACATATCCATCTTTTATATCTTCAACCTTTCTCCCTATGATTTATTGAACAACAACATCTTTTGGTTCTTCATGTCAAACACCTTAATCCTCATCATAGCTGCTGACTATGGAGCATTCTCTTCATCAAAAAAGAAGCAAGATCTTCGAATTTATGAAGAGTATGTAAAACATAGCCAGCAGCAAGAAGCAATAAGAAGCTATGAAGTTGATAAACAATGTATTAATATTAGTCCCAAAGAAACTGTGAGTGacgagaagaagaacaagaaggaaATTATCATTAATCATTGTCATCATGATGATAATGAGATTACACAAGAACGTGTGTTGGAAATTGTAGCATATAATGAACCAAAGAAGAAGCATTCTCTGTTTCCATTGCATGGTGATGATGAAGATGAGAAAGAAGTTGGTATTGGAAGGAGTTACTATAAGAGAAGTAAATCGGAGAGAGGTGATAGAACTAAGCGTGTTGTGATTGATGAGAGTAAGAAGAGCAGTGTGAGGATTAGGAGGTCAGGGAGTGAAGGAGCaaaagttgaagaagaagaagaagagaaagaaaatgatgAGTTTTCTAAAATGTCAAATGAGGATCTTAATAGGAGGGTTGAAGAGTTTATTCAGAAATTCAATAGACAAATTAGACTTCAGGCAGCAGCTAGAAATAATACTTAA
- the LOC112784144 gene encoding protease Do-like 5, chloroplastic translates to MAVFCIQSNLSGLANPIPSRRMSRRGALAFASSILVSSWPALANLNSSTPPALAHNLLQDEFQQQEHLLVHLFEETSPSVVFIKDIELRMLDEDEDADAKVQGTGSGFIWDQFGHVVTNYHVVAKLATDTSGLQRCKVFLVDAKGNSFYSEGKIIGFDPAYDLAVLKIDVDGHEIRPVVLGQSNKLHVGQSCFAIGNPYGYENTLTTGVVSGLGREIPSPNGGAIKGAIQTDADINAGNSGGPLIDSYGHVIGVNTATFTRKGSGMSSGVNFAIPIDTVLRTVPYLIVYGTPYSNRF, encoded by the exons ATGGCAGTGTTTTGTATCCAAAGCAACTTGTCTGGGTTGGCAAACCCAATTccctcaagaagaatgagtaggCGAGGAGCCTTAGCTTTTGCCTCCTCCATTCTTGTTTCTTCTTGGCCTGCCCTTGCTAATCTCAATTCATCTACACCACCTGCACTTGCTCACAACCTGCTACAAGATGAGTTTCAGCAACAAGAACACCTTCTTGTCCACCTTTTTGAG GAAACATCACCATCTGTTGTTTTCATTAAAGACATTGAATTGAGGATGctggatgaggatgaggatgcaGATGCAAAAGTCCAAGGCACTGGTTCTGGCTTCATTTGGGATCAATTTGGTCACGTA GTTACTAATTACCATGTTGTTGCCAAACTTGCTACTGATACAAGTGGTTTACAACGTTGTAAG GTTTTCTTAGTTGATGCCAAAGGGAATAGCTTCTACAGTGAAGGAAAGATAATTGGGTTTGATCCAGCCTATGATCTTGCTGTTCTCAAG ATTGATGTTGATGGGCACGAAATCAGGCCTGTGGTTCTTGGTCAATCTAACAAGTTACATGTAGGTCAAAGTTGTTTCGCAATTGGGAATCCTTATGGATATGAAAATACTCTCACAACAGGG GTGGTGAGTGGTTTAGGGCGTGAGATACCTTCACCAAATGGAGGAGCCATTAAAGGAGCTATTCAAACTGATGCAGATATTAATGCAG GAAACTCAGGTGGACCATTGATTGACTCATACGGCCATGTTATTGGCGTAAACACAGCAACCTTCACCAGAAAAG GGAGCGGAATGTCATCAGGTGTTAACTTTGCAATTCCCATCGACACTGTTCTCAGGACTGTACCATATCTTATTGTTTATGGAACACCTTACAGTAATAGGTTTTGA
- the LOC112784143 gene encoding KH domain-containing protein At4g18375, whose product MGETGKRYRNQRDHDGNGKNQKRRVNDIVERGNDELIIYRILCPDGVIGNVIGKNGKVINTIRQETRAKVKVVDPFPGAKDRVVTIYCYVKQKEEFEVDDELNNMQPLCAAQDALLKVHSVISNAMEAVGDSEKKQKDKEECQILVPSSQSANIIGKAGATIKKLRVKTRTNIKVIAKDRANPAHSCAMDFDNFVLITGESEAVKRALFAVSSIMYKFSPKEDIPLDTTVPEVPPSLIIPSDIPIYPPGRLYPTSDPIIPPRPVPQILGATNVHDLQGYADSGNAWSLYSSALPAVSDPGGSQSEELIVRMLCPSDKIGCVIGKGGSIIKNIRQASGARIEVDDSKARHDECLITITATESSSDLKSMAVEAVLLLQGTINDEDDTPVSIRLLVPSKIIGCIIGKSGSIINEIRKRTRADIRISKSNKPKIADVNDELVEVVGGVDCVRDALIQIVLRLRDDVLKERDTGRNPPPIGSESFYSGGSVLPVRSVIPPVPDVPAPLAYDQRTESGTGLNMLSSSSLHGFGSYSMGENGYGSMSSYGYKLYGGLPPTSTMEMLVPANAVSKVFGRGGANIANIRKISGATVEISETKSSRGDRIALISGTPEQKHAAENLIQAFIMAT is encoded by the exons ATGGGGGAGACTGGGAAACGATATCGCAATCAAAGGGACCATGATGGAAACGGGAAGAATCAAAAGCGGCGTGTGAATGACATAGTTGAAAGGGGAAATGATGAATTGATTATCTATAGAATACTGTGTCCAGATGGAGTTATTGGGAATGTCATTGGTAAGAATGGAAAAGTCATCAATACAATAAGGCAGGAGACTAGGGCAAAAGTCAAGGTGGTGGATCCATTTCCTGGTGCCAAGGACCGGGTTGTAACAATTTACTGCTATGTTAAGCAGAAGGAAGAATTTGAGGTTGATGATGAGCTCAATAATATGCAGCCTTTATGTGCTGCCCAAGATGCTCTTCTCAAGGTTCATTCTGTCATTTCAAATGCCATGGAAGCCGTTGGAGATTCTGAAAAGAAACAGAAGGATAAGGAAGAATGCCAAATCCTTGTTCCATCAAGCCAGTCTGCAAATATCATTGGTAAGGCTGGGGCTACCATTAAAAAATTGAGGGTAAAGACAAGGACAAATATCAAGGTTATTGCAAAGGATAGGGCCAATCCGGCACACTCATGTGCTATGGACTTTGACAATTTTGTGTTG ATTACTGGTGAATCAGAAGCTGTTAAAAGAGCATTGTTTGCAGTTTCTTCTATTATGTACAAGTTCTCTCCAAAGGAGGACATCCCTCTTGACACTACAGTACCAGAAGTCCCTCCTAGCCTTATAATTCCTTCAGACATTCCAATTTATCCACCTGGCAGACTATACCCAACTTCAGATCCTATTATCCCACCTAGACCTGTTCCTCAAATCCTAGGTGCAACAAATGTACATGATCTGCAAGGTTACGCTGATTCAGGAAATGCATGGTCTCTGTACTCATCTGCACTTCCAGCCGTTTCTGATCCTGGTGGTTCACAATCTGAGGAATTAATTGTTAGAATGCTATGCCCCTCTGACAAGATTGGATGTGTCATCGGGAAGGGAGGaagtataattaaaaatataaggcAGGCTAGTGGTGCTCGTATCGAGGTTGATGATTCCAAGGCTCGTCACGATGAGTGTTTAATCACTATAACTGCAACAGAG TCATCAAGTGATCTGAAATCCATGGCAGTGGAAGCTGTTTTGCTTCTGCAAGGGACAATAAATGATGAAGATGACACCCCAGTTTCAATCCGGCTCCTAGTTCCATCCAAAATTATAGGATGTATTATTGGGAAAAGTGGCTCAATCATAAACGAAATTCGGAAGCGGACTAGAGCAGATATTCGAATCTCGAAAAGCAATAAGCCTAAAATTGCTGATGTGAATGACGAACTTGTTGAG GTGGTTGGTGGAGTTGATTGTGTGAGAGATGCACTAATCCAGATTGTATTAAGACTGCGGGATGATGTATTGAAAGAAAGGGACACTGGCCGTAATCCTCCCCCTATAGGTTCTGAATCATTTTATTCAGGTGGTTCTGTTCTTCCAGTGAGATCTGTCATCCCTCCAGTTCCTGATGTCCCTGCTCCATTGGCTTATGATCAGAGGACTGAAAGTGGAACTGGGCTAAACATGCTTTCTTCCAGCAGCTTGCATGGTTTTGGATCTTATTCG ATGGGAGAAAATGGCTATGGATCTATGTCTTCGTATGGCTACAAGCTATATGGAGG TTTGCCTCCCACATCAACTATGGAGATGTTGGTCCCAGCTAATGCTGTAAGCAAAGTGTTTGGTAGAGGAGGGGCAAATATAGCTAATATTAGGAAG ATTTCTGGAGCAACAGTAGAGATTTCTGAAACCAAATCTTCCCGAGGTGATCGTATAGCTCTTATATCGGGTACACCGGAACAAAAACATGCAGCTGAAAACTTGATCCAGGCATTTATAATGGCCACATAA